One genomic region from Desulfuromonas sp. TF encodes:
- a CDS encoding branched-chain amino acid ABC transporter permease encodes MASAHSRMRCGEFRTTYQQDTTVFPTPMSRRVAVVSVLLLLMTPLLSSAYQLNLLIQIGYYGIAALGLNIVVGFTGQISLGHAAFFGLGAFTSAWLSNTSGIPVFFCIPLAGLMTMAIGLIVGIPAGRIKGLYLAIATLASQYILEDFFARADWFTGGSAGAMANPFSVFGFVMNTDRSYFYVVLFYVVVMYLLGANLLRTRDGRAFVAVRDHYLSAEIMGINLNKYRILSFGISSFYAGIGGALFGHYLGFVSAEGFTILLSIQFLGMIIIGGLGSVMGAMLGTVFMVLLPEVMEFGVHLVGSNSTALTQALAYIKEMAIGLAIILFLIFEPDGLSHRWKMIKNYWKLYPFSY; translated from the coding sequence ATGGCTTCTGCTCATTCACGGATGCGCTGCGGCGAGTTCCGCACAACCTACCAGCAGGACACGACCGTCTTTCCGACCCCGATGTCGCGCCGGGTTGCCGTGGTTTCCGTGCTCCTTCTGCTGATGACACCGCTCCTTTCCAGCGCCTATCAGCTGAACCTGCTGATTCAGATCGGCTACTACGGGATTGCCGCGCTGGGGCTGAACATCGTCGTCGGCTTCACCGGCCAGATTTCCCTCGGCCATGCAGCTTTTTTCGGCCTCGGCGCTTTTACCTCGGCCTGGCTCAGCAACACCTCCGGCATTCCGGTCTTTTTCTGCATCCCCCTGGCCGGACTCATGACCATGGCGATCGGCCTGATCGTCGGCATCCCCGCCGGGCGCATCAAGGGGCTGTACCTGGCCATCGCCACCCTGGCGTCCCAATACATCCTTGAGGATTTCTTCGCGCGGGCAGACTGGTTTACCGGCGGCTCCGCCGGGGCCATGGCCAATCCGTTCAGTGTTTTCGGCTTTGTCATGAATACCGACCGTTCCTATTTCTACGTCGTCCTGTTCTACGTGGTGGTGATGTACCTGCTCGGCGCCAACCTGCTGCGCACCCGCGACGGACGCGCCTTCGTCGCTGTCCGCGACCATTACCTGTCCGCCGAGATCATGGGGATCAATCTGAACAAATACCGGATCCTGTCCTTCGGCATTTCCTCTTTCTACGCCGGCATCGGCGGCGCCCTGTTCGGCCATTACCTCGGCTTCGTTTCGGCCGAAGGTTTCACCATCCTGTTGTCGATCCAGTTTCTCGGCATGATCATCATCGGCGGGTTGGGATCGGTGATGGGCGCCATGTTGGGCACCGTCTTTATGGTTCTGCTCCCCGAGGTGATGGAATTCGGCGTTCATCTGGTCGGCAGCAACAGCACCGCACTCACCCAGGCCCTCGCCTACATCAAAGAGATGGCCATCGGCCTGGCCATTATCCTGTTCCTAATCTTCGAGCCGGACGGGCTCTCCCATCGCTGGAAGATGATCAAGAATTACTGGAAATTGTATCCGTTCTCCTATTGA
- a CDS encoding branched-chain amino acid ABC transporter permease: MNFELFTQLLINGLIVGTLYGVVAMCFVLIYKSTQIVNFAQGEFLLIGAWTCWALLVHFELPFYVGFPITLAFMAVFGILLQMVVLRPLIGEPIISVIMVTIGLSMFFQSLISWIFGGYTKSFPPVFDTQSVNIGGLQIETAYIMSIIVSLIIMVGFYIFFKHSRMGLAMRATAFNQQIAQSLGISVKHVFAAAWAISAVVSALAGVVIGMVNGVSSALSFFGIKVFPVVILGGLDSIVGAIVGGLTIGVLENMAEFFDSQWLHLGNMYNIAPFYALVIILMIKPYGLFGTKDIERI, from the coding sequence ATGAACTTCGAACTCTTCACCCAGTTGCTGATCAACGGCCTGATCGTCGGCACCCTTTACGGTGTGGTGGCGATGTGTTTCGTGCTGATCTACAAGTCGACGCAGATCGTCAACTTCGCACAAGGGGAATTCCTGCTGATCGGCGCCTGGACGTGCTGGGCGCTGCTGGTGCATTTCGAGCTCCCCTTTTATGTCGGTTTCCCGATCACCCTGGCGTTCATGGCGGTCTTCGGCATTCTGCTGCAGATGGTGGTGCTGCGCCCGTTGATCGGCGAACCGATCATTTCGGTGATCATGGTGACCATCGGCCTGTCGATGTTCTTCCAGTCCCTGATCTCCTGGATCTTCGGCGGCTACACCAAGTCCTTCCCGCCGGTTTTTGATACCCAATCGGTCAATATCGGCGGACTGCAGATCGAAACGGCCTACATCATGAGCATCATCGTCTCACTCATTATCATGGTCGGCTTCTACATCTTTTTCAAACATTCGCGCATGGGCCTGGCGATGCGTGCCACCGCGTTCAACCAGCAGATCGCGCAGAGCCTCGGCATCTCGGTCAAGCACGTCTTTGCCGCGGCCTGGGCCATTTCCGCCGTGGTCTCGGCCCTGGCCGGAGTGGTCATCGGCATGGTCAACGGCGTCTCCTCGGCCCTGTCGTTTTTCGGCATCAAAGTCTTTCCGGTGGTTATTCTCGGCGGCCTCGATTCGATCGTCGGTGCGATCGTCGGAGGCCTGACGATCGGGGTGCTTGAGAACATGGCGGAATTCTTCGACAGCCAATGGCTGCACCTGGGCAACATGTACAACATCGCCCCCTTCTACGCGCTGGTGATCATCCTGATGATCAAGCCTTACGGTCTGTTCGGCACCAAAGATATCGAGAGGATTTAA
- a CDS encoding long-chain fatty acid--CoA ligase — protein sequence MKAQYADISRYDTFPKLVLYNAENWPNETALREKEFGIWNEYSWADYHRLVKLFALGMHRLGIGKEDSVGIIGDNRPEWVVGEIAAHALRAMIFGIYQDSLNEEVAYLINYAGAKIIIAEDEEQVDKVLDITEQCPCVKHIIFCDPRGMRKYHDPRLLSHTDLMKLGEELDKEQPELYRQLVEAGEAKDVAILCPTSGTTSNPKLAMLQCGPMLEHCLDYLHSDPKFPTDNYVSVLPLPWIMEQVYAVAQALISRQIVNFVEEPETMMEDLREIGPTFVLLAPRVWESIAADVKAKMMDATWFKQQMYRIGMKLARQAAERGEAQSKLAYWLLFRALKDRLGFTFLRSAATGGAALGPDTFKFFLAMGVPLRQLYGQTELCGAYTIHQADDVDFDSVGIPFRTAEVRIDNPDGNGVGEVVARTRGMFSGYFNNEKATAETLEGGWMHTGDAGYFKQPNGHLVVIDRISDLAETSTGSRFSPQFIENKLKFSPFIAEAVIQGDGRPYLSAILCIRYEIVAKWAEQRDIAFTNYINLSAQPKIYDLIRKEVESVNDTLPEVQRIRKFLLLYKQLDADDGELTRTRKVRRGVIKEKYAEIIDAVYAGQEKVHIDTVITFQDGNKSRVQTDVRVVDLNPGTDEKCPEGKSDDLDPDIEETSCSRERAAG from the coding sequence ATGAAAGCGCAATACGCCGATATCAGCCGTTACGATACCTTCCCCAAGCTGGTGCTTTACAATGCCGAAAACTGGCCGAATGAGACTGCCTTGCGGGAGAAGGAGTTCGGCATCTGGAACGAATACAGCTGGGCCGACTACCATCGGCTCGTCAAGCTGTTTGCCCTGGGAATGCACCGGCTGGGGATCGGCAAGGAGGACTCGGTCGGCATTATCGGCGACAACCGCCCAGAGTGGGTCGTCGGTGAAATTGCCGCCCATGCCCTGCGGGCGATGATCTTCGGCATCTACCAGGACTCCCTCAACGAGGAAGTCGCCTACCTGATCAACTATGCCGGGGCGAAGATCATCATCGCCGAGGACGAGGAACAGGTCGACAAAGTGCTCGACATTACCGAGCAGTGTCCGTGCGTCAAACACATCATCTTCTGCGACCCTCGCGGCATGCGCAAATACCATGACCCGAGGCTGCTCAGCCACACCGACCTGATGAAACTCGGCGAAGAACTGGATAAAGAACAGCCGGAACTCTATCGGCAGCTGGTCGAAGCGGGAGAGGCGAAGGATGTCGCCATCCTCTGTCCGACTTCGGGAACGACCTCGAATCCGAAACTGGCGATGCTGCAGTGCGGTCCGATGCTGGAGCACTGCCTCGACTATCTGCACTCCGACCCCAAATTTCCGACCGACAATTACGTTTCGGTGCTGCCGCTGCCATGGATCATGGAGCAGGTCTACGCCGTTGCCCAGGCTCTGATCAGCCGCCAGATCGTCAACTTCGTCGAGGAACCGGAGACGATGATGGAGGACCTGCGCGAGATCGGCCCCACCTTCGTACTGCTGGCCCCACGTGTCTGGGAAAGCATCGCCGCCGACGTCAAGGCGAAGATGATGGACGCCACCTGGTTCAAGCAGCAGATGTACCGGATCGGCATGAAACTGGCCCGGCAGGCGGCCGAACGCGGCGAGGCGCAATCGAAACTGGCCTACTGGCTGCTGTTCCGTGCGTTGAAGGACCGACTCGGGTTCACCTTCCTGCGCTCGGCGGCCACCGGCGGTGCGGCCCTTGGGCCGGACACCTTCAAATTCTTTCTCGCCATGGGCGTGCCGCTGCGCCAGCTTTACGGGCAGACCGAACTGTGCGGCGCGTACACTATCCACCAGGCGGATGATGTCGATTTCGACAGTGTCGGCATTCCCTTCAGAACCGCCGAGGTGCGCATCGACAACCCGGACGGAAACGGCGTCGGCGAGGTGGTGGCCAGGACCCGCGGCATGTTCAGCGGCTACTTCAATAACGAAAAAGCGACCGCCGAAACCCTTGAGGGCGGCTGGATGCACACCGGCGATGCCGGTTACTTCAAACAGCCGAACGGTCACCTGGTGGTCATCGACCGGATTTCCGATCTGGCCGAAACCTCGACCGGTTCCCGCTTTTCACCGCAGTTCATCGAGAACAAACTGAAGTTCTCACCGTTTATCGCCGAAGCGGTGATCCAGGGGGACGGACGCCCCTATCTGTCGGCGATCCTCTGCATCCGCTATGAAATTGTCGCCAAGTGGGCCGAGCAGCGCGACATCGCCTTTACCAACTACATCAACCTGTCGGCGCAGCCGAAGATCTACGACCTGATTCGTAAAGAGGTCGAATCGGTCAACGACACCCTTCCGGAGGTGCAGAGAATCCGTAAGTTTCTGCTGCTCTACAAACAACTCGATGCCGACGACGGGGAGCTGACCCGGACCCGCAAAGTCCGGCGAGGGGTGATCAAGGAAAAATACGCCGAGATCATCGACGCCGTCTACGCCGGCCAGGAGAAGGTGCACATCGATACCGTGATCACCTTCCAGGACGGCAACAAGTCGCGGGTTCAGACCGATGTGAGGGTCGTCGATCTCAACCCCGGCACCGATGAAAAATGCCCTGAGGGAAAGTCGGATGATCTCGATCCGGATATCGAGGAGACATCCTGCTCCAGGGAACGAGCGGCGGGATAA
- a CDS encoding ATP-binding cassette domain-containing protein produces the protein MPMSDPTLLQVSDISLSFGGVHALTDVSFDVRRGEIFSIIGPNGAGKTSLLNCISGRYQPNIGSIRFNGQELIGLAPNTRCKLGIGRTFQNLALFSHMSVLDNIMVGRHNQLKNNFLSGPLYWFSPAQKEELHHRRQVEDIIDFLEIAHIRKSIAGTLSYGLRKRVELARAVALKPELILLDEPMAGMNLEEKEDMARYIIDLNEEWGMTVVMIEHDMGVVMDISHRVMVLDFGRRIAAGLPEEVMADERVKKAYLGEDDTDESRQAEVA, from the coding sequence ATGCCCATGTCCGATCCGACCCTGCTTCAGGTGAGCGACATATCGCTTTCGTTCGGCGGCGTACACGCCTTGACCGACGTCAGCTTTGATGTCCGTCGCGGGGAAATCTTCTCGATCATCGGCCCCAATGGGGCCGGCAAAACCTCACTGCTCAACTGCATCTCCGGTCGTTACCAGCCGAACATCGGATCTATCCGCTTCAACGGTCAGGAACTGATCGGCCTAGCCCCCAACACGCGCTGCAAGCTCGGGATCGGCCGAACCTTCCAGAACCTGGCGCTGTTCAGTCACATGAGCGTGCTCGACAACATCATGGTCGGCCGCCATAACCAGTTGAAGAACAACTTCCTCAGCGGGCCGCTCTACTGGTTCTCCCCGGCCCAGAAAGAAGAGCTTCACCATCGACGTCAGGTCGAGGACATCATCGATTTTCTCGAAATCGCCCACATCCGCAAATCGATTGCCGGCACTCTTTCCTACGGACTGCGCAAACGGGTCGAGCTGGCCCGCGCCGTCGCCCTGAAGCCGGAGCTGATCCTGCTCGATGAACCGATGGCCGGAATGAATCTGGAAGAGAAGGAGGATATGGCCCGCTACATCATCGATCTGAACGAGGAATGGGGAATGACGGTGGTGATGATCGAGCATGACATGGGTGTGGTCATGGATATCTCCCACCGGGTGATGGTGCTCGATTTCGGCCGCAGAATTGCCGCCGGTCTCCCCGAGGAGGTGATGGCCGACGAACGGGTCAAAAAGGCCTATCTGGGCGAGGATGACACAGATGAAAGCCGGCAGGCGGAGGTGGCATGA
- a CDS encoding sigma-54-dependent Fis family transcriptional regulator, with protein MNIAEQIKSAGFALNGITNNSDCLILVFDQTHRITNCNEESRRLLGACPEQLLGQKLNQPLKLGYLQTLIMQNFCFKGQPILIDGRQHFCDFSPIEKNDKPQGGILAIYRHEQRATLSAEMPDLLQAFKPECFQHEDSLILVNREGIITLINQSFADILGIRASEMIGKHVHSAYPNSNPSRLPAVMNSGKAEIAEPHLLNGNNAVVSRYPLYKDGELIGGLGKILFHDIDELSRLAEKFSVYVSRPADDRKRKKGDVQEFKYDCNSIIGHSPAMKDLKEKLLRIAQRPSNVLLTGESGTGKELFAHAVHAASKRRYAPFVRVNCAAIPEQLIEAELFGYADGAFTGARKGGQVGKFEQANSGTIFLDEISEMPSHMQAKMLRVLQEKEVTPLGCTRTRKLDIRVVAATNVALEQQVAEGKFRTDLYYRLNVIALDIPPLRERREDIYFITKHLIDNFNDEFDLGIQGLSEDAWQMLKHYNYPGNIRELRNIIESAFNMTAGPLIEASDLPQYIRLKFGPQFLKPALSLPSPDLLGSVGQKPLQEIMEELEQQLLKATLEKTGGNKQGAASLLGISRPGLYKKLQKFNLT; from the coding sequence ATGAACATTGCCGAACAGATCAAGTCAGCCGGGTTCGCACTGAACGGTATCACCAACAACTCCGACTGCCTGATCCTGGTATTCGATCAGACCCACAGAATCACCAACTGCAATGAAGAGAGCCGTAGACTGCTCGGCGCGTGTCCCGAGCAACTGCTCGGCCAGAAACTGAATCAACCCCTTAAACTCGGCTATCTGCAAACCCTGATCATGCAGAATTTCTGTTTCAAGGGGCAGCCGATCCTGATCGACGGCCGTCAACACTTCTGCGATTTTTCCCCCATCGAAAAGAATGACAAGCCGCAGGGCGGCATCCTGGCAATCTACCGTCACGAACAGCGTGCGACCCTGTCGGCGGAAATGCCGGACCTTCTGCAGGCCTTCAAACCTGAATGCTTCCAACACGAAGACAGCCTGATCCTGGTCAACCGGGAAGGGATCATCACTCTGATCAACCAGTCCTTCGCCGACATCCTGGGGATCCGCGCCAGTGAAATGATCGGCAAGCACGTTCACTCCGCCTACCCCAACTCCAACCCCTCGCGGCTGCCGGCCGTGATGAACAGCGGTAAAGCCGAAATCGCCGAACCGCACCTTCTGAACGGAAACAATGCCGTGGTCAGTCGTTACCCGCTGTATAAAGACGGTGAGTTGATCGGCGGCCTGGGGAAAATTCTCTTCCACGACATCGATGAACTCTCGCGCCTGGCGGAAAAATTCTCGGTCTATGTCTCTCGCCCCGCGGACGACAGAAAACGCAAAAAAGGCGACGTGCAAGAGTTCAAGTACGACTGCAACAGCATCATCGGCCACAGCCCTGCGATGAAAGACCTGAAAGAAAAACTGCTGCGGATCGCGCAGCGGCCTTCGAACGTCCTTTTAACCGGGGAAAGCGGCACCGGCAAAGAATTGTTCGCCCATGCCGTTCATGCCGCCAGCAAACGTCGCTATGCTCCTTTCGTCCGAGTCAACTGTGCCGCCATTCCGGAACAGTTGATAGAAGCGGAGTTGTTCGGCTACGCCGACGGCGCCTTCACCGGCGCCCGCAAAGGTGGACAGGTCGGCAAATTTGAGCAGGCGAACAGCGGCACGATATTCCTCGATGAGATCAGCGAGATGCCGTCGCACATGCAGGCCAAGATGTTGCGGGTCCTGCAGGAGAAGGAAGTCACCCCTCTGGGATGCACCCGCACCCGCAAGCTCGACATCCGGGTGGTCGCCGCCACCAATGTCGCCCTGGAGCAGCAGGTCGCCGAGGGGAAATTCCGCACCGATCTCTACTACCGACTCAATGTCATCGCCCTTGACATCCCCCCCCTGCGCGAACGCCGCGAGGACATCTACTTCATCACCAAACACCTCATCGACAATTTCAACGACGAATTCGACCTCGGGATTCAGGGACTGAGCGAGGATGCCTGGCAGATGCTCAAACATTACAACTATCCCGGCAACATCCGCGAACTGCGCAACATCATCGAAAGCGCCTTCAACATGACTGCCGGACCCCTGATCGAAGCCTCCGACCTGCCGCAATACATCCGCCTGAAATTCGGCCCTCAGTTCCTTAAACCCGCACTATCCCTCCCCTCGCCGGACCTGCTGGGCAGCGTCGGCCAGAAACCCCTGCAGGAAATCATGGAAGAGTTGGAACAGCAATTACTCAAAGCAACCCTCGAAAAAACAGGCGGCAACAAACAGGGAGCCGCGAGCCTCCTCGGCATTTCCCGGCCGGGGCTGTACAAGAAACTGCAGAAATTCAATTTGACGTGA